From the Microbacterium thalassium genome, one window contains:
- the iolC gene encoding 5-dehydro-2-deoxygluconokinase, which translates to MTENTTPLDLLAIGRLGVDIYPLQDGVGLEDVSTFGKYLGGTAANVTVAAARYGHRASLISRVGDDPFGGYLLRELDRLGVGNEYVRRDADLKTPITFCEIFPPDDFPLYFYREPKAPDLNVGIDDIDLDAVRQARIFWFTTTGLSEEPSRAAHHYALAARTEGTTIFDLDYRPMFWTDPREAHAEVDAVLQHATVAVGNREECEVAVGETEPQRAADALLDRGVELAIVKQGPKGVLAKTRDESVEVPPYWVDVVNGLGAGDAFGGALVHGLLSGWDLERILRFANVAGALVASRRECSTAMPDAAEVESILSGVS; encoded by the coding sequence ATGACCGAGAACACCACCCCCCTCGACCTCCTGGCCATCGGCCGGCTCGGCGTCGACATCTACCCGCTGCAGGACGGCGTCGGTCTCGAGGATGTCTCGACGTTCGGCAAGTACCTGGGCGGCACCGCCGCGAACGTCACGGTCGCGGCAGCCCGCTACGGCCACCGCGCCTCGCTCATCTCGCGGGTCGGCGACGACCCGTTCGGCGGCTACCTGCTGCGCGAGCTCGACCGTCTCGGCGTCGGCAACGAGTACGTGCGCCGCGACGCCGACCTGAAGACCCCGATCACGTTCTGCGAGATCTTCCCCCCGGACGACTTCCCGCTGTACTTCTACCGCGAGCCGAAGGCGCCGGACCTCAACGTCGGCATCGACGACATCGACCTCGACGCGGTGCGTCAGGCACGCATCTTCTGGTTCACCACCACCGGCCTGAGCGAGGAGCCGAGCCGCGCGGCCCACCACTACGCGCTCGCCGCCCGCACCGAGGGCACCACGATCTTCGATCTGGACTACCGCCCGATGTTCTGGACCGATCCCCGTGAGGCGCACGCCGAGGTCGACGCGGTCCTCCAGCACGCGACGGTCGCCGTCGGCAACCGCGAGGAGTGCGAGGTGGCCGTCGGCGAGACCGAGCCGCAGCGTGCGGCCGACGCACTCCTGGACCGCGGCGTCGAGCTCGCGATCGTCAAGCAGGGCCCCAAGGGCGTCCTCGCCAAGACCCGCGACGAGTCGGTCGAGGTGCCGCCCTACTGGGTCGACGTCGTCAACGGCCTCGGTGCCGGCGACGCCTTCGGCGGGGCACTGGTCCACGGGCTCCTGTCCGGCTGGGACCTGGAGCGGATCCTCCGCTTCGCCAACGTCGCCGGGGCCCTCGTCGCCTCGCGGCGCGAATGCTCCACGGCGATGCCCGACGCGGCCGAGGTCGAGTCGATCCTGAGCGGGGTGAGCTGA
- a CDS encoding ATP-binding cassette domain-containing protein, with amino-acid sequence MSTPLLKLSNVSKNFGTNQALSDISLEVNPGEVLCLLGDNGAGKSTLIKVLSGVHKPSSGTVEVDGKAVVFDSPKAASDVGIATVHQYGGTFPLMSVARCFFVGHEPTKGFWPFKYFDKKAAGEITVREMQKLGITRVTDGSRLTGALSGGERQSLAIARAVYFGARVLILDEPTSALGVKQSTHVLRIIMHARAQGIAVVFVTHNVTHAMAVGDRFAVLIHGKKADDFRKGERTREQITDLMAGGEAMAELEAELAELTAPTKLP; translated from the coding sequence ATGTCCACCCCACTGCTCAAGCTGTCGAACGTCTCGAAGAACTTCGGCACGAACCAGGCTCTCTCCGACATCTCCCTCGAGGTGAACCCCGGTGAGGTGCTGTGCCTGCTCGGCGACAACGGCGCCGGCAAGTCCACGCTCATCAAGGTCCTCTCGGGCGTCCACAAGCCCTCGTCGGGCACGGTCGAGGTCGACGGCAAGGCGGTCGTCTTCGACAGCCCCAAGGCGGCCAGCGACGTCGGCATCGCGACGGTGCACCAGTACGGCGGCACGTTCCCGCTGATGTCGGTCGCCCGGTGCTTCTTCGTCGGGCACGAGCCGACCAAGGGATTCTGGCCCTTCAAGTACTTCGACAAGAAGGCTGCGGGCGAGATCACGGTCCGGGAGATGCAGAAGCTCGGCATCACGCGCGTCACCGACGGCAGCCGCCTCACCGGCGCCCTGTCCGGTGGTGAGCGCCAGTCGCTCGCGATCGCCCGCGCGGTCTACTTCGGAGCACGCGTGCTGATCCTCGACGAGCCGACCTCGGCGCTCGGCGTCAAGCAGTCGACGCACGTACTGCGCATCATCATGCACGCTCGCGCCCAGGGCATCGCCGTCGTCTTCGTGACCCACAACGTCACGCACGCGATGGCGGTCGGCGACCGGTTCGCCGTGCTCATCCACGGCAAGAAGGCCGACGACTTCCGCAAGGGCGAGCGCACGCGCGAGCAGATCACCGACCTCATGGCCGGTGGCGAGGCGATGGCCGAGCTCGAGGCGGAGCTCGCCGAGCTGACGGCTCCCACCAAGCTGCCCTGA
- a CDS encoding class I fructose-bisphosphate aldolase: MPETILGPEAFERLRELRARHPEQLASVYAQRRRRETLAGDGRLFIVAADHPARGALAVGSNPTAMADRYDLLERMAIALSRPGVDGVLGTPDIIDDLAALGLLDDKIVVGSMNRGGLRGAAFEMDDRYTGYDVASMVSAGLDFAKTLIRVNLADPATSPTLMATADAVNQAAAARLPIMLEPFMSRWVDGRIVNDLSTDAVILSVAIAAGLGASSAYTWMKLPVVPDMERVMQATTMPTLLLGGDSGADPDETFAAWEDALALPGVRGLTVGRTLLYPPDGDVAAAVDIAAGLVHSQLLSTTTKETH; encoded by the coding sequence ATGCCCGAGACGATCCTCGGCCCCGAGGCCTTCGAGCGGCTGCGCGAGCTGCGCGCCCGCCACCCCGAGCAGCTGGCGTCGGTCTACGCGCAGCGCCGACGCCGCGAGACGCTCGCCGGCGACGGACGCCTGTTCATCGTCGCCGCCGACCACCCCGCCCGCGGCGCCCTCGCCGTCGGGTCGAACCCGACCGCGATGGCCGACCGCTACGACCTGCTCGAGCGCATGGCCATCGCCCTCAGTCGACCCGGCGTCGACGGCGTCCTGGGAACGCCCGACATCATCGACGACCTCGCGGCCCTGGGGCTGCTCGACGACAAGATCGTCGTCGGATCGATGAACCGCGGCGGCCTGCGGGGCGCGGCGTTCGAGATGGACGACCGCTACACCGGCTACGACGTCGCGAGCATGGTCAGCGCCGGACTCGACTTCGCCAAGACGCTCATCCGCGTGAACCTCGCCGACCCCGCGACGTCGCCGACGCTCATGGCGACCGCGGACGCCGTCAACCAGGCGGCGGCCGCGCGACTGCCGATCATGCTCGAGCCCTTCATGAGCCGCTGGGTCGATGGCCGCATCGTGAACGACCTCTCGACGGATGCCGTCATCCTCTCCGTCGCGATCGCGGCGGGCCTGGGCGCCAGCAGCGCCTACACCTGGATGAAGCTCCCGGTCGTCCCCGACATGGAGCGCGTCATGCAGGCGACCACCATGCCGACCCTCCTCCTCGGGGGAGACTCCGGCGCCGACCCCGACGAGACGTTCGCCGCATGGGAGGACGCCCTCGCCCTTCCCGGCGTCCGCGGACTCACCGTTGGCCGCACCCTCCTCTACCCGCCGGACGGCGACGTGGCGGCAGCCGTCGACATCGCCGCCGGCCTCGTCCACTCCCAGCTCCTGAGCACGACCACGAAGGAAACCCACTGA
- the iolB gene encoding 5-deoxy-glucuronate isomerase, which produces MAGEEGWFRRKGTLANDGWESVVDGTIAGWQHTGIRVAELGEGDHVELTDRDVERIVVPLAGSFAVTHHHFPGESVTTLEGRESVFSGPTDVLYLPSGTTAEIRGLGRVAVAEAPSTAGGQVRYIPAADTPVELRGAGRSSRQVHNFGTPQALDAEKLIVCEVITPAENWSSYPPHKHDEHHPGHESRLEEIYYFETARARGADAGSDEDAFGMFSTYSSPAGDIDINAMVRTGDIALVPYGYHGPAVAAPGYDLYYLNVMAGPDPERAWLISDDPAHAWVRDSWTGQEFDTRLPYSSDKEGRH; this is translated from the coding sequence ATGGCTGGTGAAGAGGGCTGGTTCCGCCGCAAGGGGACGCTGGCGAACGACGGATGGGAGTCCGTCGTCGACGGGACGATCGCCGGGTGGCAGCACACGGGCATCCGCGTGGCGGAGCTCGGCGAGGGCGACCACGTCGAGCTGACCGACCGCGACGTCGAGCGCATCGTCGTGCCGCTGGCGGGATCGTTCGCAGTGACGCATCACCACTTCCCCGGAGAGTCGGTGACGACCCTGGAGGGGCGGGAGTCGGTGTTCTCCGGTCCGACCGACGTGCTCTACCTTCCCAGCGGCACCACGGCGGAGATCCGCGGTCTCGGCCGCGTCGCGGTCGCCGAGGCGCCGAGCACCGCCGGCGGCCAGGTCCGCTACATCCCCGCGGCCGACACCCCCGTCGAGCTGCGCGGAGCCGGGCGCTCGAGCCGGCAGGTCCACAACTTCGGGACGCCGCAGGCGCTCGACGCCGAGAAGCTCATCGTGTGCGAGGTCATCACGCCGGCCGAGAACTGGTCGTCGTACCCGCCTCACAAGCACGACGAGCACCACCCGGGTCACGAGTCGCGGCTCGAGGAGATCTACTACTTCGAGACCGCCCGTGCGCGCGGTGCGGACGCCGGGTCCGACGAGGACGCGTTCGGCATGTTCAGCACGTACTCCTCGCCTGCGGGCGACATCGACATCAACGCGATGGTCCGCACCGGCGACATCGCCCTCGTGCCCTACGGCTACCACGGCCCCGCCGTCGCCGCCCCGGGCTACGACCTCTACTACCTCAACGTCATGGCCGGCCCCGACCCCGAGCGGGCGTGGCTCATCAGCGACGACCCCGCCCACGCGTGGGTGCGGGACTCCTGGACGGGCCAGGAGTTCGACACCAGACTCCCGTACAGCAGCGACAAGGAAGGCCGGCACTGA
- a CDS encoding CoA-acylating methylmalonate-semialdehyde dehydrogenase produces MSITDTTPASAGADTDVRVISHWIDGAERPSTSGRTAPVYNPATGAVQAQVALADQAEIDEAIASAQRGYEVWSRFSIAKRQTVLFAFRELLNSRKQELAEIITAEHGKVVSDAMGEILRGQEVVELATGFPHLIKGAFSENASTGVDVYSLKQPLGVVGVISPFNFPAMVPMWFFPIAIAAGNAVVVKPSEKDPSASMWVAQLWKEAGLPDGVFTVLQGDKLAVDGLLNSPTVQSISFVGSTPIAQYIYETASRNGKRVQALGGAKNHMLVLPDADLDLVADQAVNAGYGAAGERCMAISVVLAVEPVADDLVAKISERIAKLRIGNGAGVDGVEPDMGPLITDVHRDKVSGYVDIAEADGATVVVDGRGFSVDGHEDGFFFGPTLLDNVPTTSRAYTEEIFGPVLSVVRVETYDEGLDLINSGQFGNGTAIFTNDGGAARRFQNEVQVGMIGINVPIPVPVAYHSFGGWKQSLFGDSKAYGVHGFDFFTREKAITSRWLDPATHGGINLGFPQNH; encoded by the coding sequence ATGAGCATCACCGACACCACCCCCGCCTCCGCGGGCGCCGACACCGACGTCCGCGTGATCTCGCACTGGATCGACGGCGCGGAGCGCCCGTCCACGAGCGGTCGCACCGCTCCGGTGTACAACCCCGCGACCGGCGCGGTCCAGGCTCAGGTCGCCCTCGCCGACCAGGCCGAGATCGACGAGGCCATCGCCTCGGCGCAGCGCGGCTACGAAGTCTGGAGCCGGTTCTCGATCGCCAAGCGCCAGACCGTCCTCTTCGCCTTCCGCGAGCTGCTGAACTCCCGCAAGCAGGAGCTCGCCGAGATCATCACCGCCGAGCACGGCAAGGTCGTCTCGGACGCGATGGGCGAGATCCTCCGCGGCCAGGAGGTCGTCGAGCTCGCGACCGGCTTCCCGCACCTCATCAAGGGCGCCTTCAGCGAGAACGCCTCGACCGGCGTCGACGTGTACTCGCTCAAGCAGCCGCTGGGCGTGGTGGGCGTCATCAGCCCCTTCAACTTCCCCGCCATGGTCCCGATGTGGTTCTTCCCCATCGCGATCGCCGCCGGCAACGCGGTCGTCGTCAAGCCCAGCGAGAAGGACCCGTCGGCATCGATGTGGGTCGCGCAGCTGTGGAAGGAAGCGGGTCTTCCCGACGGCGTCTTCACGGTGCTCCAGGGTGACAAGCTCGCCGTGGACGGACTGCTGAACAGCCCGACCGTGCAGTCGATCTCGTTCGTCGGCTCGACCCCGATCGCCCAGTACATCTACGAGACGGCATCCCGCAACGGCAAGCGCGTTCAGGCCCTGGGGGGCGCCAAGAACCACATGCTCGTGCTGCCGGATGCCGATCTCGACCTCGTCGCCGACCAGGCCGTCAACGCCGGCTACGGCGCGGCCGGCGAGCGCTGCATGGCGATCTCGGTCGTCCTCGCCGTCGAGCCGGTCGCCGACGACCTGGTGGCGAAGATCTCCGAGCGCATCGCGAAGCTGCGCATCGGCAACGGCGCGGGCGTCGACGGCGTCGAGCCCGACATGGGGCCGCTGATCACCGACGTCCACCGCGACAAGGTGTCGGGCTACGTCGACATCGCCGAGGCCGACGGTGCGACCGTCGTCGTCGACGGCCGCGGGTTCAGCGTCGACGGCCACGAGGACGGGTTCTTCTTCGGTCCGACCCTGCTCGACAACGTGCCCACGACGAGCCGCGCCTACACCGAGGAGATCTTCGGCCCGGTGCTCTCGGTCGTTCGCGTCGAGACCTACGACGAGGGCCTGGACCTCATCAACTCCGGCCAGTTCGGCAACGGCACCGCGATCTTCACCAACGACGGCGGCGCGGCACGGCGCTTCCAGAACGAGGTCCAGGTCGGCATGATCGGAATCAATGTCCCGATCCCGGTTCCGGTCGCCTACCACTCGTTCGGCGGGTGGAAGCAGTCGCTGTTCGGCGACAGCAAGGCCTACGGCGTGCACGGCTTCGACTTCTTCACGCGCGAGAAGGCGATCACGAGCCGCTGGCTGGACCCGGCCACGCACGGCGGGATCAACCTCGGGTTCCCGCAGAACCACTGA